The DNA region CCGAGCCCGGTCGGCCGAACAACGGCGTCGTCACCGGCCGCTACGCAATCGCACGCTTCAATCTGGAAGCTGTCGGCAAGCCAAGCCATGCCGGCGCGACACTCTCCTCGGGCCGTTCCGCGATCCGCGAAATGGCCCGGCAAATCATTGCCATCGACGGCATGACCACCGAAGACTGCACCTTCTCGGTCGGCATCGTGCATGGCGGGCAATGGGTCAATTGCGTCGCAACGACCTGCACCGGCGAAGCGCTCAGCATGGCCAAGCGCCAGGCCGATCTCGACCGCGGCGTCGAGCGCATGCTGGCGCTGTCGGGCACCGCCAACGACGTGACCTTCAAGGTGACGCGCGGCGTCACCCGCCCGGTGTGGGAGCCGGATGCCGGCACCATGGCGCTCTATGAAAAGGCCAAGGGCCTTGCAGCGGCGATGGGCCTCGATCTGCCGCACGGCAGCGCCGGTGGCGGATCGGACGGCAACTTCACCGGTGCGATGGGCATCCCGACCCTCGACGGCCTCGGCGTTCGCGGCGCCGATGCACATACGCTCAACGAACATATCGAAGTCGAGAGCCTCGCCGAGCGCGGCCGCCTGATGGCGGCACTGCTGGCGACGCTGGACTGACATCGATTTGCACTGCACAACACGTTGGCACTGTCGGACCGAAATTTAGCCTTGTCCAATTTTAAGGCTTCGCCTACGGTCCGGCCGTCCAACGCGACGATGCGGGAGAGATCGAAGCCACAACATTCATGTTGTTGCTTCGGCGCCGACGGAGCAACCGCCCCGGAAACTCTCAGGCAAAAGGACTGTATCGTCAGGACGATCTGGAGAGAGACGAACATGGCCGCACATCAAGGGCCGTGACGTCCACCGAAGGGGATAGTCTGCCATCGGGCCCAGGCCCGATGCGGATCAAGCTCTCAGGTACCGTGACAGATGGGGCGCCGACGCCGGTTTCACCGGTGGTTCGGCGACTCTAACCCACGGGAGCCTGAAGACCACTATGCCTCACATCGCAATCATTGGCGCCGGCATCACCGGCGTGACGACGGCCTATGCCCTGCTCGAACGCGGTTACCGGGTGACTGTCCTCGACAGGCATCGCTACGCCGCGATGGAAACCTCATTCGCCAACGGCGGACAGCTTTCCGCCAGCAATGCGGAGGTGTGGAACAGCGCCGCGACCATCCTCAAGGGGTTGCGCTGGATGCTTCGAAGCGACGCGCCGCTCTTGATGAATCCGAAGCCGAGCTGGCACAAATATTCCTGGATCGGCGAGTTCGTCGGCCACATCGGCCGCTATCGCACCAACACCATCGAGACCACGCGGCTCGCAATCGAAGCGCGCAAGCATCTGTTCTCGATCGCCCAGCGCGAGAACATCGCCTTCGATCTCGAACGCCGCGGCATCCTGCACGTCTATCACGACAAGGCCGGATTCGAGGCGGGCCTGCGCGTCAACACGCTGCTGCAACAGGGCGGGCTCGACCGCCGGCCGGTGACGGCGGACGAAATCCGCAGCATCGAACCCGCGCTGCAGACGACCTGCTATGGCGGCTTCTTCACGCCGTCGGACGCGACCGGCGATATCCACAAGTTCACGCGCGGGCTCGCCGACGCCTGCATCCGCCGCGGTGCGAGCTTCGTCCATGAAGCCGATGTCGATGCGATCGCGCGCGGCGACGACGGCTTCCGCATCGGCTGGAACGAAGCCGCTTCGCACGATGCTGGCGTCGCGACGCGACATGAGTTGCAGGCGGACGGCATCGTCATTTGCGCTGGCGTCGCGAGCCGCCACTTCGCAGGCCTGCTCAACGACCGCGTCAACGTCTATCCGGTGAAGGGCTATTCGATCACCGTGCAGCTCGATGCGCCGCAAAGCCGGGACGCTGCGCCAACCGTCAGCCTGCTCGATGAGGCGGCGAAAATCGTCACCAGCCGGCTCGGCGCGGACCGCTTCCGCGTCGCCGGCACGGCCGAGTTCAACGGCTTCAACCGCGACATCCGCGCCGACCGCATCCAGCCGCTGGTGGACTGGGTGCGGCAGCATTTTCCCGGCATCGACACGTCGAGGGTCGTGCCGTGGGCGGGCCTGCGCCCGATGATGCCGAACATGATGCCGGCGGTGCGCGCCGGACGGTTTCCGGGCGTGTTCTACAACACCGGCCACGGTCATCTCGGCTGGACGCTGTCGGCTGCGACGGCGCAGATGGTGGCAGGCGCGATCGATGACTGGCGCGACCTCGACACGCCTTCAATGGTGCCGTCGCAGGTCGATGTGACCGAGACCGCCCGCGCAGCTTTCCCCTAATTATCCGGCCGACGAGGAAGAATATGAGCGTATTTGCGTGTGGCCAAGTCGGAATTCGCTGAGAAACACCGCATGACAACGACTAGCGTCACATTGGGGAAAAGCGCTTCAGCGCGGGAGGGGACAATGCGCATTGGGGTGGCGGACACGCACGAGACGTTGACCAAGCCGGATCAGATTGCCGCAGAGCTGTGCGCGGCCGTCGATCGAAACTTCGACGATCAGATCGCGTTCCTGTCGCGCATGGTGCAGTTCCGCAGCTTGCGCGGACAGGAAGCGCCGCAACAACGTTGGCTGGCCGAGCAATTCGCAAAGCGCCGCTACGACGTCGATACGTTCAGTCTTGCGGACGTCAACCTGATGAGTCATCCGAAGGCTGCACCGATGGACGGCATCGATCTTGCCGGATCGCAGCAGGTCGTTGCGACGCTCGACAGCACAGGCAGCGGACGCAGCCTGATCCTGCAAGGTCATATCGACGTGGTGCCGGAGGGGCCCGCCGATCTTTGGGAACAACCGCCGTTCTCGGGCGCCGTGCACGACGGCTGGATGTTCGGGCGCGGCGCGCAAGACATGAAGGCCGGTGTCTCGGCAATGATCTTCGCGCTCGATGCTTTCAGAGACGCCGGCTATGCCCCGGGCGGACGCGTCCATCTGCAAACCGTGACCGAGGAAGAGAGCACCGGCAACGGCGCGCTGTCGACCTTGATGCGCGGCTATCGCGCCGACGCCTGCCTGATTCCCGAACCGACCGGACACACGCTCACGCGCGCCCAGGTCGGCGCCGTCTGGTTTCGACTGCGCGTCCGCGGCACGCCGGTGCATGTCGCCTATTCGGAAGCCGGTACGAGCGCCATCCTGTCGGCGATGCATCTGGTGCGCGCATTCCAGGATTACACCAGGGCGCTCAATGCCCGGGCGCTCGACAACAGCTGGTTCCGCAGCGTCAAGAATCCGATCAAGTTCAACGTCGGGATCATCAAGGGCGGCGATTGGGCCAGTTCGACCGC from Bradyrhizobium sp. B124 includes:
- a CDS encoding D-amino acid dehydrogenase, giving the protein MPHIAIIGAGITGVTTAYALLERGYRVTVLDRHRYAAMETSFANGGQLSASNAEVWNSAATILKGLRWMLRSDAPLLMNPKPSWHKYSWIGEFVGHIGRYRTNTIETTRLAIEARKHLFSIAQRENIAFDLERRGILHVYHDKAGFEAGLRVNTLLQQGGLDRRPVTADEIRSIEPALQTTCYGGFFTPSDATGDIHKFTRGLADACIRRGASFVHEADVDAIARGDDGFRIGWNEAASHDAGVATRHELQADGIVICAGVASRHFAGLLNDRVNVYPVKGYSITVQLDAPQSRDAAPTVSLLDEAAKIVTSRLGADRFRVAGTAEFNGFNRDIRADRIQPLVDWVRQHFPGIDTSRVVPWAGLRPMMPNMMPAVRAGRFPGVFYNTGHGHLGWTLSAATAQMVAGAIDDWRDLDTPSMVPSQVDVTETARAAFP
- a CDS encoding ArgE/DapE family deacylase, whose protein sequence is MRIGVADTHETLTKPDQIAAELCAAVDRNFDDQIAFLSRMVQFRSLRGQEAPQQRWLAEQFAKRRYDVDTFSLADVNLMSHPKAAPMDGIDLAGSQQVVATLDSTGSGRSLILQGHIDVVPEGPADLWEQPPFSGAVHDGWMFGRGAQDMKAGVSAMIFALDAFRDAGYAPGGRVHLQTVTEEESTGNGALSTLMRGYRADACLIPEPTGHTLTRAQVGAVWFRLRVRGTPVHVAYSEAGTSAILSAMHLVRAFQDYTRALNARALDNSWFRSVKNPIKFNVGIIKGGDWASSTAAWCELDCRLGLLPGETPQQAMRGIEECLTEAHKADDFLSDNPAELVWSGFQADAAVCEPGSEAEAALSAAHHSIFQAPMQERLSTAVNDTRYYCVDYGIPALCYGPYGIGPHAFNERVELDSLRKTTQSIALFVANWCGVVKA
- a CDS encoding M20/M25/M40 family metallo-hydrolase; translation: MNPANLPFDSEAMLQGLRSWVECESPTWDAAAVERMLDLAAREMAVMGATIERIAGRQGFAGCVRARFPHPKQGQPGILIAGHVDTVHPVGTIEKLAWRREGNKCFGPGIFDMKGGNYLSIEAIRQLARASFTTPLPITVLFTPDEEVGTPSTRDIIEAEAARNKYVLVPEPGRPNNGVVTGRYAIARFNLEAVGKPSHAGATLSSGRSAIREMARQIIAIDGMTTEDCTFSVGIVHGGQWVNCVATTCTGEALSMAKRQADLDRGVERMLALSGTANDVTFKVTRGVTRPVWEPDAGTMALYEKAKGLAAAMGLDLPHGSAGGGSDGNFTGAMGIPTLDGLGVRGADAHTLNEHIEVESLAERGRLMAALLATLD